From the Pseudomonas monsensis genome, the window CTACTTCTAAAGCCACAGCAAAAGATCGCAGTCTGCGGCAGCTCCTACAGAGATTACACATCTCTCATGCAGGAGCTGCCGCAGGCTGCGATCTTTTGATCTTCGGCGTCTAGCGAATCTGGTGTTTATGCAGCAGGCGATAAAACGTCGGCCGTGAAACCCCCAGTACCTTGGCCGCAACGCTCAGGTTATCGCTATGCCGGTTCAACACATCGCACAGCGCCTGGCGTTCGGCGCGAGTCTTGTAATCTTCCAGGGTGCCCATCGGCGTGGCGATCGAGTGCTGGCTGATCAGTCCCAGATCGCGGGCTTCAATCTGCCGGCCTTCAGCGAGCACCAGACCGCGACGCACGCGGTTGGCCAGTTCCCGCACATTGCCTGGCCAGTCATGCTTGCCCATCGCGATCAACGCATCTTCGCTGAAACTGCGCGGGCGTCGGCCGGTTTCGTGGCTGTAGAAGTGGGAAAAGTGGTTGGCCAGCATTGACAGATCGCCGTGGCGTTCGCGCAACGGCGCCGTGACCACTTGCAGCACGTTGAGGCGGTAATACAGGTCCTCGCGAAAGCGTTTTTTCTCGATAGCGGCTTCGAGATCAACGTGGGTCGCCGCCAACACCCGGACGTCGACCGGGATCGGCTGACTGCCGCCCACGCGTTCGATGTGTTTTTCCTGCAGGAAGCGCAACAGATTGGCTTGCAATTCCAGCGGCAGGTCACCGATTTCATCGAGAAACAGCGTGCCACCGTTGGCCGCTTCGATGCGCCCGACCTTGCGCTGATGCGCGCCGGTGAAGGCGCCTTTCTCGTGACCGAACAGCTCGGACTGAATCAAGTGCTCGGGTATCGCCCCGCAGTTGATGGCCACAAACGGTTTGCTGTGACGCTGAGACTGACGGTGCAAGGTGCGCGCGACCAGTTCTTTACCGGTACCGCTTTCGCCGCGAATCAAGACCGGCGATTCGGTCGGTGCCAGTTTGCTGAGCAACTTGCGCAGCTCGCGGATCGGTTTGCTGTCACCCAGCAATTCGTGTTCGGGCTGGTCGACATGAATCGTCCCCTGCCCGCGCAAGCGCGCCATGCCGAAGGCGCGGCCAAGAGTGACCTGGACCCGCGACACATCGAACGGCAAGGTGTGGAAATCGAAGAACCATTCACAAACGAAGTCGCCGACGTTCTGCAGCCGCAAAACTTCCTGATTCAGCACGGCAATCCATTCGGTGCCACTGCGGCTGATCAGTTCCTTGACGGCTTCGGGTCGCTCGAGGTGAAAAGGCTGCAAGCGCAGCAAGCCGACATCACAACTGCGGTCGGCAGCATTTTCCAGGGTACAGCTGTCGACATCCCACCCTACCGCGCGTAAACCGGGCAATAATCGGTGACAGTCGTCGCAAGGATCGACCACCAGTAAACGTCGTAACGCGGGCGCTTCGCTCATGACTGTTCCTTGGCGCCAAATTTTAGGAAAAGGTTTTAAAAACAGTCATTTGGCAGACCTGGCTGTAACATTAGCAAGAATTTGACAGGACCTTGTATCGTTTGCTTATAGGCGTACAAGCGAACTAGTTATAAGCAGCGGCTTTGTTAGTTAGCTATCGACTGATTTGTGCCATGAAGCTTTCATCCAGCTTACAAAAGCACTCATAAAACCAGCGATATGAAAGAAAGTTGAAATTTCTTTGTGGCATGTGTGACCTGTCAGAGGGTTGCGTGCATCAGTACAAGTAACCAGCCGAACGGTAAGCCCAACCGACGGCATATCACTTGATTGGGCACTACAGAGAGAAGACCCCATGACCGCCCCGCTCCGTATCAACGAAGCTCTTTTGATTGCCAACCACGCCTTTAAACCTTTTCAATGCGTGGCCTGGGCTCCACAAGACGGCAATGGCGAACTGAGCCTGACCGTTATCGACCGCACCAACTCGCACATCGGCCGCAAACAGATTCCGAGCAGCGCCTACTCCGACCCGGCCCAACTCGAGCAACTGCTGCAACAGGCTCGCGCCGAACTGAGCGAAGAAGGTTACATGCTGCAATCCTGGTCGATGCCACATTGATAGCGGGATGATGCGGATAACTTTTCAGTTATCCGCACGCTTCCTGTTAGTTGCCATAGCGATTTAATTTCGCGTACGCCTGTACAACTTTTGCAACGGCTTCAAGCGTAACTGCTTGGCATGCTTGCTATTGGTTCAAAAAGACACTGTTCTGGCACAGTGTGACCCTCCACCTGTTAGTTCTTACAGTTGTACTTCCTGCTGTTCAGGGATTGAATGTTCCGCTCATGCAGTTTGCCGGCCGGCTCGCGGCGTTGGTCAACTCGCAAGGAGAAGCGTGCATGTCCAGCCTGAACGCCTATGCCCTCCCGACGTTATCGAATAATGCCGGTCAACTCGACAAGACATTCGCTGGCAGCGGTGTCGCTCAGGTGTACTTTGCCGGCAGCCTGTCCAGCCTGACACAGGGTGTCGCACTGGATGCCCAAGGCCGAATCCTTGTGGCGGCGAAAGTCGGCATCGCCGAAGGCAGCCGCTTCGGCCTGGCACGATTGCTCGCCGATGGCTCCGCCGATCTGACCTTCGGTCATCAGGGCAGCGTGATCGACGCGTTTGCCTCAGGCTTCGAAGCCTCCGCCAGCAAAGTGCAGACGCTGCCTGACGGGCGCATCCTGTTGGCCGGTCTGCATTATGAAAACAGCCATCGCACCTTGCCCGCCCTCGCCTTGTTCGATACCCACGGTCATCTGCAGCAGTCCTTCGGCGATAACGGCCGGCAAATTGTCCGTCTGCCAGGCGAGTTGTCCATGGGCACCCGCGACAGCTGGCTGCCACCGGGCGTACCGGGCGCCGAGGCCTGCGACTTCGCGGTCCAGCCAGACGGGCATATCCTGCTGATCGCCAATCATCACTTCGAACTCGCCGACCATGCCGGCATATTGATCCGCCTCAAGCCCGACGGGCGCCTGGACCAGTCGTTCAACGGTCGTGGCTTCGTCATGATCCGGCATCTCTTGCTCAATACCTGGCTCAGTAGCCTGCTGCTGCAGGACGACGGACGTATCGTGGTCGCCGGCTCCATCGACTTTCCTCAGGAAGGCCTGCTGGCGCGTTACCTGCCCGATGGTCGTCTGGACGAGCGTTTCGCAGTGGACGGCTTCCTTGCATTCAAGGCCCACGGCAAAAGTGCACTGGTCAGTCAGGTGCTTGAATCCGCCGAAGCGCTGCATTGTTTCGGCAGCAGCCGCGATCCGATCCGTTGCCTGGCGCTCAGCCTGCACACCAACGGACGCCCCGACCAGCACCACAACGCCGGCTTGCCACAGCTGCTGGAAATCGGCTCCAGCGGTTGTCAGTGGAGCGCGGCGCAGCGCATGGCCGACGGCCGTCTGATAGCGGTTGGCGCGACCATTGGCGGGTTCGAGGCTGATTTCATCGTCGCCCGCTACTGCCCTGACGGTCATCTCGATCCGAGTTTCGGTGAAGGTCGCGGCTGGTTGCGCACGCGCCTGGGCCGCAGCCTGGACACCGCCAATTCGCTGGCCGTGCAGGCGGATGGCGCTCTCCTCGTCGGCGGTTATTCGCTGGATGGCAACTACCGGGCAATGGTTGCGCGATACCTCAATCAGTAATGCCCCCTTCGGCAGCGCCTACGGTATTGAGGAACGTGTTTCGCCATTCACGACTTGAACTTGTCAGACACATCCGGCAACTTGCTCGCTTCTAAATACAAGGAGCAACCGATGTCCGGTTCAATGGCCCAGGCGTTCGCGCATAATTTTCTCGGGCACTCGCCACGCTGGTATAAGGCGACCATCGTCGGATTCCTGATTCTCAACGCCCTCGTGCTGTTCACGGTGGGTCCGGTCGCCGCAGGCTGGTTGCTGGTGATCGAGTTCATCTTCACCCTCGCCATGGCGCTCAAGTGCTATCCGCTGATGCCCGGCGGCCTGTTGCTGATCGAAGCGCTGTTGTTGAAGATGACCACCGCGCAGGCGCTTTACGATGAACTGGTGCACAACTTTCCGGTAATCCTGCTGCTGATGTTCATGGTGGCGGGCATCTACTTTATGAAGGATCTGTTGCTGTTCCTGTTCTCGCGACTGTTGCTCGGCGTGCGCTCGAAAGCGATCCTCGCGCTGATGTTCTGCTTTTTGTCGGCGTTTCTGTCGGCGTTTCTCGATGCCTTGACCGTGACGGCGGTGATCATCAGCGCCGCAGTGGGCTTTTATTCGGTGTATCACCGCGTCGCCTCAGGCAATGACCCGCGTCAGGACAGTGAGTTTGGCGACGACCAGAACCTGCCGAAGCTGCATCACGAAGATCTGGAACAGTTTCGTGCGTTTCTGCGCAGCCTGTTGATGCACGGCGCGGTCGGCACCGCACTGGGCGGCGTGTGCACGCTGGTCGGTGAGCCGCAGAACCTGTTGATCGGCCATGAGATGGGCTGGCACTTCGGCGAGTTCTTCCTGAAAGTCGCGCCGGTGTCGCTGCCGGTGCTGGCGGCGGGTCTGGTGACCTGTGTGTTGCTGGAGAAGCTGCGCTGGTTCGGTTACGGCACGCTGCTGCCTGATAACGTGCGCGCCGTCCTGGCCAACTACGCCGCCGAAGACAACGCCGAGCGCACGGCGCGCCAACGCGCTGCACTGTTGGTGCAAGGTGCCGCGGCGCTGATTCTGATCGGTTGTCTGGCGTTTCACGTGGCGGAAGTCGGTCTGATCGGCTTGATGGTGATCGTGCTGATCACCGCGTTTACCGGGATCACCGACGAGCATCGTCTAGGCAGTGCATTCAAGGACGCGATGCCGTTTACCGCGTTGCTGGTGGTGTTTTTTGCGGTGGTGGCGGTGATTCACGACCAACAACTGTTCGCACCGCTGATTGAGTGGGTGCTGGCGCTGCCGGCCGATCAGCAACCCGGCATGCTGTTCATTGCCAACGGCCTGTTGTCAGCGATCAGTGACAACGTGTTTGTCGCCACCATCTACATCACCGAAGTGAAACAGGCTTTCCTCGCCGGCCACATGAGCCGCGAGCATTTCGAGACGCTGGCGATTGCGATCAACACCGGCACCAACTTGCCGAGCGTGGCGACGCCCAATGGCCAGGCGGCGTTCCTGTTCCTGCTGACGTCGGCGATTGCACCGCTGGTGCGCCTGTCGTACGGGCGGATGGTGTGGATGGCGTTGCCGTATACCTTCGTGATGGGGCTGCTGGGCTGGTATGCCGTGAGCTACTGGCTGTAATCACAGCGAATAATCTGTAGGAGCGAGCCTGCTCGCTCCTACAGTTGTTTTTGCGTTTGTTCAGCGCGGGAGGATGTATCTCTCGATGGCCTGCGCCACGCCATCCTCGGTGTTCGGCGCTGTCACCACATCGGCCTGCCGCTTCACCGCTTCTTCCGCCTGCCCCATGGCAATCGACAGTCCGGCACACTGGAACATCGCCGGGTCGTTACCGCCATCACCAATCGCAGCAGTGTGTTCCAGCGCAATACCAAGATGCGCGGCAATGGTCGCCAGCGCGCTGCCCTTGTTGGCTTCCAGCGCCGTTACGTCCAGATACACCGGTTGCGAACGGGAGACCTGCGCCATGCCGTTAACCTTCTCCTGCAGACGCGCCTCAAGCTCGATCAGCAGATCCGTGTTGTGGCTGGTGGCGACAATCTTGTCGATGCGCTCCAGGTACGGCTCGAAACTCTCGACCACCACCGGCGGATAACCGAGGCCGTGTTGTTCGCGCGGCACCATCGGGCCGTGAGGATCCTTGAGCAGCCAGTCGCCACCGCTGAACACCCAGATTTCCACATCCGGCTGATCGGCGAACGTTGCCAGGGCAATCAACGCCGTCGGCGCTGGCAGGTAATGCGCCACCAGCAAGCTGCCGTCAGGATTGACGAGGGTGCCGCCATTAAACGCCGCGGTCGGCAGATCGACGCCCAAGGCTTCGATCTGCTGCAACATGGCCTTCGGCGGGCGCCCGGTCGCCAGGCTGAACAACACGCCGGCCTCGCGCAACGAGCGCACGGCGTCAATGGTGCGCTGGCTCAGGCTGTGATCAGGCAGCAACAGCGTGCCATCCATGTCGCTGAGCAAAAAGCGGATCGAGTGACTCATCCCAGACCATGCCAGACGCGACCATCGCGAGTCAGCAGATCATTGGCGGCTTGCGGGCCATCTTCACCGGCGGCGTAGGTCTGCACGCTCGCGTCCTGCTGCCAGGCGTCGAGGAACGGTTGCACGGCGCGCCAGCCATTCTCGATGTTGTCGGCACGCTGGAACAGGGTCTGGTCGCCGGTCAGGCAGTCGTAGATCAGCGTCTCGTAACCGGTCGACGGCTGCATCTCGAAGAAATCCTTGTAGGCGAAGCCCAGTTCGATATTGGCCATGTTCAGCGCGGGTCCCGGGCGTTTGGCCAACAGGTCGAACCACATGCCTTCGTTGGGCTGGATCTGGATACGCA encodes:
- a CDS encoding sigma-54 dependent transcriptional regulator, which gives rise to MSEAPALRRLLVVDPCDDCHRLLPGLRAVGWDVDSCTLENAADRSCDVGLLRLQPFHLERPEAVKELISRSGTEWIAVLNQEVLRLQNVGDFVCEWFFDFHTLPFDVSRVQVTLGRAFGMARLRGQGTIHVDQPEHELLGDSKPIRELRKLLSKLAPTESPVLIRGESGTGKELVARTLHRQSQRHSKPFVAINCGAIPEHLIQSELFGHEKGAFTGAHQRKVGRIEAANGGTLFLDEIGDLPLELQANLLRFLQEKHIERVGGSQPIPVDVRVLAATHVDLEAAIEKKRFREDLYYRLNVLQVVTAPLRERHGDLSMLANHFSHFYSHETGRRPRSFSEDALIAMGKHDWPGNVRELANRVRRGLVLAEGRQIEARDLGLISQHSIATPMGTLEDYKTRAERQALCDVLNRHSDNLSVAAKVLGVSRPTFYRLLHKHQIR
- the nhaB gene encoding sodium/proton antiporter NhaB, which encodes MSGSMAQAFAHNFLGHSPRWYKATIVGFLILNALVLFTVGPVAAGWLLVIEFIFTLAMALKCYPLMPGGLLLIEALLLKMTTAQALYDELVHNFPVILLLMFMVAGIYFMKDLLLFLFSRLLLGVRSKAILALMFCFLSAFLSAFLDALTVTAVIISAAVGFYSVYHRVASGNDPRQDSEFGDDQNLPKLHHEDLEQFRAFLRSLLMHGAVGTALGGVCTLVGEPQNLLIGHEMGWHFGEFFLKVAPVSLPVLAAGLVTCVLLEKLRWFGYGTLLPDNVRAVLANYAAEDNAERTARQRAALLVQGAAALILIGCLAFHVAEVGLIGLMVIVLITAFTGITDEHRLGSAFKDAMPFTALLVVFFAVVAVIHDQQLFAPLIEWVLALPADQQPGMLFIANGLLSAISDNVFVATIYITEVKQAFLAGHMSREHFETLAIAINTGTNLPSVATPNGQAAFLFLLTSAIAPLVRLSYGRMVWMALPYTFVMGLLGWYAVSYWL
- a CDS encoding HAD family hydrolase, with amino-acid sequence MSHSIRFLLSDMDGTLLLPDHSLSQRTIDAVRSLREAGVLFSLATGRPPKAMLQQIEALGVDLPTAAFNGGTLVNPDGSLLVAHYLPAPTALIALATFADQPDVEIWVFSGGDWLLKDPHGPMVPREQHGLGYPPVVVESFEPYLERIDKIVATSHNTDLLIELEARLQEKVNGMAQVSRSQPVYLDVTALEANKGSALATIAAHLGIALEHTAAIGDGGNDPAMFQCAGLSIAMGQAEEAVKRQADVVTAPNTEDGVAQAIERYILPR